One part of the Corynebacterium sp. CNCTC7651 genome encodes these proteins:
- the fdhD gene encoding formate dehydrogenase accessory sulfurtransferase FdhD: MSRINRRFAVTKVTRGQGANEGRFLTDTRADTVTVEEPLEIRTGGETLTTTMRTPGHDIELAHGWLYAEGLITSVEDVTTARYCAGSQNPEGTNTYNLLDIELAASAKPIAPEFIRLTPTTSACGVCGSQSISELLHRTHAPITPIALDPELVMSLPERLAAEQQQFRKTGGIHAAGAFDLEGNPIVVREDIGRHNAADKVIGHLLLDGRLPAADMILVMSSRASFELVQKAAMAGFPALVAVSAASSLAVELAREAGMALAGFTRADRFNLYAGELK, translated from the coding sequence GTGAGCCGCATCAACCGCCGCTTTGCCGTCACCAAAGTCACCCGCGGCCAGGGGGCGAACGAGGGGAGATTCCTCACTGACACCCGCGCGGACACGGTCACGGTGGAGGAGCCGCTGGAGATCCGCACCGGCGGCGAGACGCTGACGACCACCATGCGTACTCCGGGCCACGACATCGAGCTTGCGCACGGCTGGCTCTACGCCGAGGGGCTGATCACGTCGGTGGAAGACGTGACTACCGCGCGCTACTGCGCCGGCTCCCAAAACCCCGAGGGGACCAACACCTACAACTTGCTGGACATCGAGCTCGCGGCGAGTGCGAAGCCGATCGCGCCTGAATTCATCCGCCTCACCCCCACCACCAGCGCCTGCGGCGTGTGCGGCAGCCAATCTATCAGCGAGCTGCTGCACCGAACCCACGCGCCGATTACCCCGATCGCGCTGGATCCGGAGCTCGTGATGTCTTTGCCGGAGCGGCTCGCAGCGGAGCAGCAGCAGTTCCGCAAAACCGGGGGCATCCACGCGGCAGGCGCGTTCGACCTCGAGGGCAACCCCATCGTGGTGCGCGAGGACATTGGCCGCCACAACGCCGCGGACAAGGTCATTGGGCACTTGCTTCTCGACGGACGCTTACCAGCCGCCGACATGATCCTGGTCATGAGCTCGCGCGCGTCCTTCGAGCTGGTGCAAAAGGCGGCCATGGCAGGCTTCCCTGCGCTGGTGGCGGTATCCGCCGCGTCCTCCCTTGCGGTCGAACTTGCCCGCGAAGCTGGGATGGCGCTTGCCGGGTTTACCAGGGCCGACAGGTTCAACCTCTACGCGGGCGAGCTGAAGTAG
- a CDS encoding DUF6457 domain-containing protein: protein MAETLHSTHEWLDAVAQHLDADPALVRELVGDILDLTAAVAHNGPSRPAAPTTAFVVGLAAGQRFGALGGSADEVREMITQVEHLLDTYEPESGTEA, encoded by the coding sequence ATGGCTGAAACCCTGCATTCCACCCACGAATGGCTTGATGCCGTGGCACAGCACCTCGACGCGGACCCCGCGTTGGTCCGCGAGCTGGTCGGGGACATCCTCGACCTCACCGCGGCGGTGGCGCACAACGGCCCGTCCCGCCCCGCCGCCCCCACCACGGCGTTCGTTGTCGGCCTCGCGGCCGGGCAGCGTTTCGGCGCGCTCGGCGGCAGCGCAGACGAGGTCCGCGAGATGATCACGCAGGTGGAGCACCTGTTGGACACGTACGAGCCGGAAAGCGGGACCGAGGCGTAG
- a CDS encoding DUF2786 domain-containing protein: protein MRDIDKIKGKVQKLLNQAADREGTPEGDSFYTKAFSLMATYGFDERDLEHPDDGDDVTYKTYRFSGAYTDMQARLLLSIAEALHCTGYYQRVYNSTRAESATIFGLRRHMERVEMLYSLLSPVMAAGAQTLRAESWVDSVVVTRRSFMMGFASTVGARLASAEETVAAGDGGYALALIDDRLAAEELRDILAAEWGLVFGAGKRSQRMFDMDAYHDGQRAGDMTDLGQTRVQARPALPF, encoded by the coding sequence GTGCGCGACATCGACAAGATCAAAGGCAAGGTGCAGAAGCTCCTGAACCAGGCCGCGGACCGCGAGGGCACCCCGGAGGGGGACTCGTTTTACACCAAGGCATTTTCTCTCATGGCCACCTACGGGTTCGACGAGCGCGACCTCGAACACCCCGACGACGGGGACGACGTCACCTACAAGACCTACCGTTTTAGCGGCGCTTACACCGACATGCAGGCGCGCCTCCTGCTTTCCATCGCCGAGGCGCTGCACTGCACCGGCTATTACCAACGCGTGTACAACTCCACCCGCGCGGAAAGCGCAACCATCTTCGGTCTGCGCCGGCACATGGAGCGCGTGGAGATGCTTTACTCCTTACTCTCCCCAGTCATGGCCGCGGGGGCGCAGACCCTCCGCGCGGAGTCCTGGGTGGACTCCGTGGTGGTCACGCGCCGCTCCTTCATGATGGGGTTTGCCAGCACCGTCGGCGCCCGCCTCGCTTCCGCTGAAGAGACCGTCGCCGCAGGTGACGGCGGTTACGCACTCGCGCTTATCGACGATCGCTTAGCAGCCGAAGAGCTCCGCGACATCCTTGCAGCGGAGTGGGGCTTGGTCTTCGGCGCGGGCAAGCGCAGCCAGCGGATGTTCGATATGGATGCCTACCACGACGGGCAGCGCGCCGGCGACATGACGGATTTAGGGCAAACCCGAGTGCAGGCGCGGCCGGCGCTGCCGTTTTAG
- the rpsH gene encoding 30S ribosomal protein S8 produces the protein MTMTDPIADMLSRVRNASNAQHDSVTMPSSKIKANIAEILKQEGYINDYKVEDDKVGKKLTLDLKYGPTREASIAGLRRVSKPGLRVYAKSNDLPQVLGGLGVAIISTSHGLLTDRQAQEKGVGGEVLAYVW, from the coding sequence ATGACCATGACTGATCCGATCGCGGACATGCTGTCCCGCGTGCGTAACGCAAGTAACGCACAGCACGACAGCGTGACCATGCCGTCCTCCAAGATCAAGGCGAACATCGCCGAGATCTTGAAGCAGGAGGGCTACATCAACGACTACAAGGTTGAGGATGACAAGGTTGGCAAGAAGCTGACCCTGGACCTCAAGTACGGCCCGACCCGCGAGGCTTCCATCGCTGGTCTGCGCCGCGTGTCCAAGCCGGGCCTGCGCGTGTACGCGAAGTCCAACGACCTGCCTCAGGTTCTCGGTGGCCTGGGCGTGGCTATCATCTCCACGTCCCACGGCCTGCTGACGGACCGTCAGGCTCAGGAGAAGGGCGTAGGCGGGGAAGTCCTCGCTTACGTCTGGTAA
- the rplF gene encoding 50S ribosomal protein L6 — MSRVGKAPIAIPNNVETKIDGQHVEVKGPKGTLSLDLPTPITASVEDNQIVVSRPDDHRQNRALHGLSRSLVNNLVVGVTEGYKIKMEIFGVGYRVQQKGKDLEFALGYSHPILIEAPEGITFAVDGNTKFSIEGIDKQQVGQIAANIRRLRKDDPYKGKGIRYEGEQVRRKVGKTGK; from the coding sequence ATGTCGCGTGTAGGTAAAGCACCCATCGCAATCCCGAACAACGTGGAGACCAAGATCGACGGCCAGCACGTCGAGGTAAAGGGCCCGAAGGGCACCCTGTCCCTCGACCTGCCGACGCCGATCACCGCTTCCGTTGAGGACAACCAGATTGTGGTGTCCCGTCCGGACGACCACCGCCAGAACCGCGCTCTGCACGGCCTGTCCCGCTCGCTGGTCAACAACCTGGTTGTTGGCGTGACCGAGGGCTACAAGATCAAGATGGAAATCTTTGGTGTTGGTTACCGTGTGCAGCAGAAGGGCAAGGACCTCGAGTTCGCCCTTGGCTACTCCCACCCGATCCTGATTGAGGCCCCGGAGGGCATCACGTTTGCCGTGGACGGCAACACCAAGTTCTCGATCGAGGGCATTGACAAGCAGCAGGTTGGCCAGATCGCAGCGAACATCCGCCGCCTTCGCAAGGATGACCCGTACAAGGGTAAGGGCATCCGCTACGAGGGTGAGCAGGTCCGCCGCAAGGTCGGAAAGACGGGTAAGTAA
- the rplR gene encoding 50S ribosomal protein L18: protein MSNTAENTKRTPVGKDISSRRREARARRHYRIRKTLRGTPETPRLVVHRSSRHIHVQVIDDLAGHTLVSASSMEPEIRNMEGDKKDKAAKVGALVAERAKEAGIDAIVFDRGGYKYHGRVAALADAAREGGLKF, encoded by the coding sequence ATGAGCAACACCGCAGAGAACACCAAGCGCACCCCGGTGGGCAAGGACATCTCGTCCCGCCGCCGCGAGGCTCGCGCACGCCGCCACTACCGCATCCGCAAGACCCTGCGCGGTACTCCGGAGACCCCGCGTCTCGTTGTGCACCGCTCTTCTCGCCACATCCACGTGCAGGTCATCGACGACCTTGCAGGCCACACGCTGGTTTCCGCTTCCTCCATGGAGCCGGAGATCCGCAACATGGAAGGCGACAAGAAGGACAAGGCCGCAAAGGTTGGCGCCCTCGTTGCAGAGCGCGCCAAGGAGGCTGGCATCGACGCCATCGTCTTCGACCGCGGCGGCTACAAGTACCACGGCCGCGTTGCGGCTCTGGCCGATGCAGCTCGTGAAGGTGGTCTGAAGTTCTAA
- the rpsE gene encoding 30S ribosomal protein S5 — MAERERRDGGRSADNENNNNRGERGGRGGNRRDRDDRRNQNDERDKYIERVVTINRVAKTVKGGRNMSFTALVVVGDGQGMVGVGYGKAKEVPAAIQKGAEEARKNFFRVPMIGGTIPHPVQAEAAAGIVMLRPAAPGTGVIAGGAVRPVLECAGVQDILAKSLGSDNALNVVQATVAGLKQLVRPEEVAAKRGKAIEDVAPARMLRARAGQEA, encoded by the coding sequence ATGGCCGAACGTGAACGGCGTGACGGCGGACGCTCCGCCGACAACGAGAACAACAACAACCGCGGCGAGCGCGGTGGCCGCGGCGGTAACCGCCGCGACCGCGACGACCGCCGCAACCAGAACGACGAGCGCGATAAGTACATCGAGCGCGTTGTCACCATCAACCGCGTTGCCAAGACCGTCAAGGGTGGCCGCAACATGTCCTTCACCGCGCTCGTGGTTGTGGGCGACGGCCAGGGCATGGTCGGCGTCGGCTACGGCAAGGCGAAGGAAGTCCCGGCCGCAATCCAGAAGGGTGCTGAGGAGGCTCGCAAGAACTTCTTCCGCGTCCCGATGATCGGCGGCACCATCCCGCACCCGGTCCAGGCTGAGGCCGCTGCCGGCATCGTGATGCTGCGCCCGGCTGCACCGGGTACCGGTGTCATCGCCGGCGGCGCTGTCCGTCCGGTGCTGGAGTGCGCCGGTGTCCAGGACATCCTTGCGAAGTCCCTGGGTTCCGACAACGCCCTCAACGTGGTCCAGGCGACCGTCGCCGGCCTGAAGCAGCTTGTGCGCCCCGAAGAGGTGGCTGCAAAGCGCGGCAAGGCTATCGAGGACGTCGCTCCGGCTCGTATGCTGCGCGCCCGCGCAGGTCAGGAGGCGTAA
- the rpmD gene encoding 50S ribosomal protein L30, with protein MALKITLHHGKVGEKPVTRANLEALGLRKIGQSVIKKDNAATRGQILKVRHLVTVEEVAGE; from the coding sequence ATGGCACTGAAGATTACGCTGCACCACGGCAAGGTGGGCGAGAAGCCGGTCACCCGCGCAAACCTGGAAGCTCTGGGCCTGCGCAAGATTGGCCAGTCCGTTATCAAGAAGGACAACGCCGCTACCCGCGGCCAGATCCTCAAGGTGCGCCACCTGGTCACCGTTGAAGAAGTTGCAGGGGAGTAG